From a region of the Thermoanaerobaculia bacterium genome:
- a CDS encoding DnaJ domain-containing protein gives MPTVLRHMYRHNHSGELVVRQSDFLCKIIINHGNIVNVQSDNPQHMFGHYLVSKGVLTRATLERLLPKTEKGRPLGFLVEREKDIPREKIRQALIDLHAQILSMTLLLVEGAYSLLEMEQQEIGQPLTSNANLIFHAGRHLNDTERMLVLLGGEDLYLVFSRDPLLLFQELLLYPEEFFYISRLQDFTRVGDYLRLFPDKRDLIVRMLFGLVACGVLELVRKDEALEEQYRREEFGRDALDVLNLQKEHDEGSEGEYLEEVSRILERVRTGDFYRILDLPRMATQREVRDKFLDLAKRFHPDNASRGGSQDLKHNLVTITTSIRDAYETLSRTDRKRIYDNTFGKSSKTISAMSNQRQLQLQIAQQNYEKAQEYLSHGENYIAYQMLDQAFRFDPRNRDYLLGLVRLEIQNPRWHHRAVQKLSEYLETHPEDGEVLEMLGDIFMEKGMKTKAREMYQQALKLFQGNKTLERKVKETMK, from the coding sequence ATGCCCACGGTCCTCCGTCATATGTACCGTCATAATCACTCGGGAGAACTGGTCGTACGTCAGAGTGACTTTCTCTGTAAAATCATCATCAATCACGGAAACATCGTCAATGTACAATCGGACAACCCCCAGCACATGTTCGGGCACTACCTTGTTTCCAAGGGTGTTCTTACCAGGGCGACCCTTGAGCGACTCCTCCCCAAGACGGAAAAGGGAAGACCACTGGGTTTCCTTGTGGAGCGGGAAAAGGACATTCCCCGGGAAAAGATCCGCCAGGCGCTGATCGATCTGCACGCCCAGATCCTTTCCATGACGCTCCTCCTCGTGGAGGGAGCCTATTCCCTTCTGGAGATGGAGCAGCAGGAGATCGGACAGCCTCTTACCTCCAACGCCAATCTGATCTTTCATGCCGGCCGCCATCTCAATGATACGGAAAGAATGCTTGTCCTTCTGGGCGGTGAAGATCTCTACCTTGTCTTTTCAAGAGATCCCCTTCTCCTCTTTCAGGAGCTTCTTCTCTACCCGGAGGAGTTTTTTTACATTTCCAGGCTTCAGGATTTTACCCGCGTGGGAGACTACCTCCGTCTCTTTCCCGACAAACGGGATCTCATCGTTCGAATGCTTTTCGGACTTGTAGCCTGTGGGGTTCTGGAGCTTGTCCGAAAGGATGAAGCTCTGGAAGAGCAATATCGAAGGGAAGAGTTTGGCCGGGATGCCCTCGATGTACTCAACCTGCAGAAGGAACATGATGAAGGAAGCGAGGGGGAATATCTGGAAGAAGTCTCCAGGATACTGGAGCGGGTAAGAACCGGGGACTTTTACCGGATTCTGGATCTTCCCAGGATGGCCACACAGCGGGAAGTCCGGGATAAGTTTCTTGATCTGGCCAAACGGTTCCATCCCGATAACGCGAGCCGGGGCGGCAGTCAGGACCTGAAGCACAACCTCGTCACAATCACCACGTCGATTCGAGATGCCTACGAGACTCTCTCGCGGACCGATCGTAAACGAATCTATGACAATACCTTCGGAAAATCCTCCAAAACCATTTCCGCCATGTCGAATCAGCGTCAGCTTCAACTCCAGATTGCCCAGCAGAACTATGAAAAGGCCCAGGAGTACCTTTCCCACGGCGAAAACTATATTGCCTACCAGATGTTGGATCAGGCCTTTCGTTTCGATCCCCGAAACAGGGACTACCTTCTAGGACTTGTACGGCTTGAAATCCAGAATCCCCGGTGGCACCATCGGGCCGTTCAGAAGCTTTCTGAGTACCTGGAAACCCATCCTGAAGATGGAGAGGTTCTCGAAATGCTGGGCGACATCTTCATGGAAAAGGGAATGAAAACCAAAGCCCGGGAAATGTATCAGCAGGCTTTGAAGCTTTTCCAGGGAAACAAGACCCTGGAAAGAAAAGTCAAGGAGACGATGAAATGA
- a CDS encoding DNA translocase FtsK, which produces MESDKFFREIIGFTIIIVSLFLLLAFVSHNPGDPSILNSQPAGEPYSNLLGPIGASTSALFFQVFGLISFIFPAVVFVTGIRWFLLPASRLVPLRIFGFCLLVLFLPALSALILLDIHWRGQIIRTGGWFGETVRNLMVSLIGITGATIFLLFFVLLGLFFWTSLGPSEYFRRISDLSARVIEWFRSRMSSYRQESRSSRVIDKQYERLEESGIIVTKREGTADLKVRRVSRQTQAPPAETKAPVKDRDRTQTHAPAPPQQLSLAPPSRHEYVLPPSGLLDPSNRGQSEDAKQLVQLGKAIEAKLAEFQINGSIAGINPGPVVTVFEFKPAAGIKISRILGYQDDLALALQTTAIRIERVPNKSTVGIEVPNRSRQMIRLRDIVEFDGFAKAPSLLTLAMGVDLRGEPIVSDLSIMPHLLIGGTTGSGKSVGINAMIMSVLLRAKPDEVKFIMVDPKRVEMKMYDNIPHLLTPIITSPKKAAQALAWAVSEMESRYKILAEAQVRNISSYQKRSREERGLKPMPYIVIVIDELADMLMVASKEVEDLIIRLAQMARAVGIHLILATQRPDKDVVTGLIKANIPARVAYTVSSGANSRVILDSIGAEKLLGDGDMLFIPPGTSRKVRLHGPYVSEVEVARVCKYIRAQKKPEYQDEVTAHPVPDRKGPAMRGEEDEVDDSLFFEAVREVIQSQQASASHLQRRLRVGYTRAARLIDLMEARGVVGPGKGARPRDILVGESFLQSLAAEGGSGGVDDDPDFE; this is translated from the coding sequence ATGGAATCCGATAAATTTTTCAGAGAAATCATTGGTTTCACGATTATCATCGTGAGTCTCTTTCTTCTCCTGGCTTTTGTATCTCACAATCCGGGTGATCCTTCCATTCTTAATTCACAACCGGCCGGAGAGCCGTACAGCAACCTCCTCGGGCCGATCGGGGCATCCACATCTGCTCTCTTTTTTCAGGTCTTCGGCCTGATATCCTTTATCTTTCCGGCCGTCGTCTTTGTTACCGGAATCCGATGGTTCCTGCTCCCGGCAAGCCGGCTTGTGCCGCTTCGAATTTTTGGGTTCTGCCTCCTTGTCCTCTTTCTTCCCGCTCTTTCGGCTCTGATTTTGCTCGATATTCACTGGAGAGGACAGATCATTCGGACAGGCGGCTGGTTTGGAGAAACGGTGCGGAATCTCATGGTTTCCTTGATCGGCATAACCGGTGCCACCATCTTTCTTCTCTTCTTTGTGCTCCTTGGCCTCTTTTTCTGGACCTCGCTGGGACCCTCAGAATATTTCAGGCGGATTTCTGATCTTTCGGCACGTGTCATAGAATGGTTCCGAAGCCGTATGTCCTCCTACCGTCAGGAATCCAGGAGTTCCCGGGTCATCGACAAGCAGTACGAACGTCTCGAGGAGAGCGGCATCATTGTGACAAAACGGGAGGGAACGGCAGATCTGAAAGTGCGGAGGGTCAGTCGACAGACACAGGCGCCGCCCGCGGAGACGAAAGCACCGGTGAAGGACCGGGACAGGACCCAGACCCATGCTCCCGCTCCGCCTCAACAGCTTTCCCTGGCCCCCCCATCCCGTCATGAGTACGTTCTCCCTCCTTCAGGCCTCCTGGATCCTTCAAACAGAGGGCAATCGGAAGATGCAAAGCAGCTGGTTCAGCTTGGAAAGGCGATCGAGGCCAAGCTTGCGGAATTTCAAATCAACGGTTCCATTGCCGGAATCAATCCCGGCCCCGTTGTCACGGTGTTTGAGTTTAAACCGGCCGCAGGGATAAAAATTTCCCGTATTCTGGGGTACCAGGATGATCTGGCCCTGGCGCTTCAGACTACGGCGATTCGAATTGAGAGGGTCCCTAATAAATCGACCGTGGGAATCGAGGTTCCCAACCGGTCCCGCCAGATGATCCGCCTGCGCGACATCGTGGAATTTGATGGATTTGCAAAGGCCCCCTCTCTCCTCACCCTTGCCATGGGCGTCGATCTGCGGGGAGAACCCATTGTTTCAGATCTCTCCATCATGCCGCACCTGCTGATCGGCGGAACGACCGGGTCGGGGAAGAGCGTCGGGATCAATGCCATGATTATGAGTGTTCTCCTGCGGGCCAAGCCGGACGAGGTGAAATTTATCATGGTGGACCCCAAGCGGGTGGAAATGAAGATGTACGACAACATTCCACACCTTCTAACGCCGATAATCACTTCCCCCAAGAAGGCCGCGCAGGCGCTTGCCTGGGCCGTAAGTGAAATGGAGTCCCGGTACAAAATCCTTGCAGAAGCTCAGGTTCGCAACATCTCATCCTATCAGAAGAGGTCCCGGGAAGAGCGGGGCCTGAAGCCCATGCCCTATATCGTTATCGTAATCGATGAACTGGCGGACATGTTGATGGTTGCCAGCAAGGAGGTGGAGGATCTGATCATCCGCCTGGCGCAAATGGCCCGAGCCGTCGGCATCCATCTCATCCTTGCCACCCAGAGACCGGACAAGGATGTGGTTACCGGATTGATCAAAGCCAACATTCCCGCCCGTGTCGCCTACACCGTTTCATCCGGAGCGAACAGCCGGGTCATTCTTGACTCCATAGGGGCAGAAAAACTGCTGGGTGACGGCGATATGCTCTTTATTCCTCCAGGAACGTCGCGAAAAGTTCGTCTGCATGGTCCCTACGTGAGCGAAGTGGAAGTCGCCAGGGTGTGCAAATATATCCGGGCTCAGAAAAAGCCGGAGTATCAGGATGAAGTCACGGCTCATCCTGTTCCGGATCGAAAGGGTCCGGCGATGCGCGGGGAAGAGGATGAAGTGGATGATTCTCTCTTTTTCGAGGCGGTACGTGAAGTCATCCAGTCACAACAGGCTTCAGCGAGCCATCTCCAGAGGCGTCTCCGCGTTGGATATACCCGGGCGGCACGATTGATTGACCTCATGGAAGCCCGGGGTGTGGTGGGACCCGGGAAGGGAGCCAGGCCGAGGGATATCCTGGTCGGGGAATCCTTCCTGCAGTCCCTGGCGGCGGAAGGTGGATCGGGTGGTGTCGATGATGATCCTGACTTTGAATAG
- the rsmA gene encoding 16S rRNA (adenine(1518)-N(6)/adenine(1519)-N(6))-dimethyltransferase RsmA gives MGQHFLSSQGLARRFIDLLELQPGDSILEIGPGGGALTRHLSARGVPVVAIERDPGLVEEASLPGVEVIAGDAMEVPEDIHAFLVHRKITAILGNLPYYVATAILQRYLPHLCHVRCAVFAFQKEVADRICASPGTRPYGSLSVLCQTYARVCRALILPPGAFHPPPKVDSAVVVFSGIPDVPYPYEKFASFLYRCFAHPRKTLGNNLKGFDLASSGIDPACRPGMVSPGHYQRLFVKAEVHS, from the coding sequence ATGGGACAGCACTTTTTATCAAGTCAGGGACTTGCCAGGAGGTTCATTGATCTTCTGGAGCTTCAACCGGGAGATTCGATCCTGGAAATCGGTCCCGGTGGCGGAGCGTTGACCCGTCACCTGTCTGCACGTGGAGTCCCCGTAGTGGCCATTGAGAGGGATCCCGGCCTGGTCGAAGAGGCGTCGCTTCCGGGTGTTGAGGTGATCGCCGGAGATGCCATGGAGGTACCGGAAGATATTCATGCCTTCCTTGTCCACAGAAAGATCACGGCCATCCTTGGAAATTTACCCTACTACGTTGCAACAGCCATCCTGCAACGGTACCTTCCCCATCTCTGCCATGTCCGTTGTGCCGTCTTTGCCTTTCAGAAAGAGGTGGCGGATCGAATCTGTGCGAGTCCGGGAACCCGGCCCTACGGATCCCTTTCCGTCCTTTGCCAGACCTATGCAAGAGTCTGCCGGGCTTTGATTCTTCCTCCCGGTGCGTTCCATCCGCCTCCGAAGGTCGATTCCGCCGTGGTGGTTTTTTCGGGAATACCCGACGTACCCTATCCCTATGAAAAATTTGCGTCCTTCCTTTATCGTTGCTTCGCCCATCCCCGGAAGACCCTCGGCAATAACCTGAAAGGGTTTGACCTTGCATCTTCCGGGATTGATCCGGCATGCCGCCCGGGAATGGTATCCCCCGGGCATTACCAGCGACTCTTTGTGAAAGCGGAGGTTCATTCATGA
- a CDS encoding undecaprenyl-diphosphate phosphatase gives MTLPSALLLSLVQALTEFFPVSSSGHLAFVQMLLPDFQQTGLLFDLWLHLATMVAILLYYRKDLARYLTPRGLIPLVITTAVTGGLGLLLHDVAEVAFHTMPWVAGNLMVTGLVLALASRLPQRELPAKMTPVRAALIGLAQGCAVFPGLSRSGLTVVACLAAGLDREEAARYTFIAAIPVILAASGYEILKTGVALSSVDPVLYLSSFLVTFLTGFLALALFVPMVKRLNLQGFSLYCIIVAGGMLIVHGIR, from the coding sequence ATGACTCTGCCCTCGGCACTTCTTTTAAGCCTGGTTCAGGCGCTGACGGAATTTTTTCCCGTTTCGTCCAGCGGACATCTGGCTTTTGTACAGATGCTTCTCCCCGACTTTCAACAGACCGGCCTGCTCTTCGATCTCTGGCTCCACCTCGCCACAATGGTGGCCATCCTTCTTTACTACCGAAAGGATCTCGCACGCTATCTTACACCCAGAGGCCTGATCCCTCTGGTCATCACGACGGCAGTAACGGGTGGTCTGGGGCTTCTTCTTCACGACGTTGCCGAAGTGGCCTTTCACACCATGCCGTGGGTCGCCGGAAACCTTATGGTCACCGGACTTGTCTTAGCCCTTGCGTCCCGATTGCCTCAACGGGAGTTGCCGGCGAAAATGACCCCTGTCCGGGCTGCTCTGATCGGACTCGCCCAGGGATGCGCCGTTTTTCCCGGGCTGTCCCGTTCGGGTCTGACCGTTGTGGCCTGCCTGGCCGCAGGACTCGATCGTGAAGAGGCGGCACGATATACCTTTATCGCAGCGATCCCCGTCATCCTTGCGGCGTCGGGTTACGAAATTCTCAAAACCGGTGTGGCACTTTCATCGGTCGATCCTGTTCTCTACCTCTCCTCATTCCTGGTTACATTCCTGACGGGATTCCTTGCCCTGGCTCTCTTTGTTCCCATGGTGAAACGGTTGAATTTGCAAGGTTTTTCCCTCTATTGCATAATAGTTGCCGGAGGCATGCTCATCGTTCATGGAATCCGATAA